CCAACCGGGTTGCGTCATGGCAATGGCGCGGTTGAACATCCCCAGCATCTACCTCTACGGCGGCAGCATCCCGCCCGGCAATTGGCAGGGCAAAAGCGTGACCATTCAGGATGTCTTTGAAGCCGTCGGCGCGGTCGCCAAAGGCAAGATGACGCTGGAACAGTTGCGTGAACTGGAATGCTCGGCGTGCCCGACTTTCGGGGCGTGTGGCGGCATGTTCACCGCCAACACGATGGCGTCAGCCTTTGAAGCGATGGGCGTAACACTGCCCAATTGTGCCGCACCGATCGCCCCTGACCCGCGCCGGGAGCAAATCGCTTATGAAACGGGACGGGCTATCATGCGCGTCTTGGAGTTGGGTATCCGCCCGCGCGACATCATGACCCGACAGGCTTTTGAAAACGCTATCGCCGTTGCGGCAGCGATGGGCGGCTCGACCAACTTGGTTTTGCACTTGCTCGCCATCGCTTACGAGGCGGGCGTGGATTTGACGCTGGACGACTTTGAGCACATCAGCGAACGCACCCCTTATCTTGCCGACTTGAAACCGTCGGGGCGCTATGTCATGGCAGATGTAGACCGCATCGGTGGTGTGCCCGTCATCATGAAAACCCTGCTGGATGCAGGCTTGTTACATGGTGATTGCCGCACCGTCACGGGCGAAACGATTGCCGACCGCCTGGAACATGTGCAATTTCCGACCGACCAAGATGTCGTGCGGCCGGTTAGCAACCCGTTGCATCCAAGCGGCGGCTTCGTCATCATGCGGGGCAACTTGGCGCCAGAGGGCGGTGTCTTGAAAGTCACGGGCACAGCCAAACGGTTCCATCGCGGTCCAGCGAAAGTGTTTGACTGTGAGGAGGATGCCTTCAAAGCCGTTACCGAAGGACGCATCCAAGCGGGCGACATCGTTATCGTCCGCTACGAGGGTCCGAAAGGCGGACCGGGCATGCGCGAGATGCTGGCGGTGACAGCGGCGTTGGTCGGTGAAGGGCTGAAGGACGAGGTGGCGTTGCTGACCGACGGACGATTTTCGGGCGCGACGCACGGCTTGATGGTCGGGCACATCGCACCCGAAGCGATGGTCGGCGGTCCGATCGCGTTGGTGCGCGACGGTGACATCATCACGATTGATGTGGACAAGCGCACCATCACG
This portion of the bacterium HR17 genome encodes:
- the ilvD gene encoding Dihydroxy-acid dehydratase, with the translated sequence MASVGKERSRLLTEGVERAPHRAMLRAIGLTDEDLRRPLVGIANTWAEVNTCNHHLRRLAEVVKQGVRDAGGTPLEFNTVAANDAMGMGHIGMKASLVSRDLIADSIELMATAYQFDALVLIGGCDKTQPGCVMAMARLNIPSIYLYGGSIPPGNWQGKSVTIQDVFEAVGAVAKGKMTLEQLRELECSACPTFGACGGMFTANTMASAFEAMGVTLPNCAAPIAPDPRREQIAYETGRAIMRVLELGIRPRDIMTRQAFENAIAVAAAMGGSTNLVLHLLAIAYEAGVDLTLDDFEHISERTPYLADLKPSGRYVMADVDRIGGVPVIMKTLLDAGLLHGDCRTVTGETIADRLEHVQFPTDQDVVRPVSNPLHPSGGFVIMRGNLAPEGGVLKVTGTAKRFHRGPAKVFDCEEDAFKAVTEGRIQAGDIVIVRYEGPKGGPGMREMLAVTAALVGEGLKDEVALLTDGRFSGATHGLMVGHIAPEAMVGGPIALVRDGDIITIDVDKRTITLEVDDAELERRRRAWTPPPPKFPHGVFAKYAKLVTSAAKGAVCVAE